DNA from Mycobacterium sp. SMC-8:
CGTGGCCGAAGTAGGGCTTGTAGCCGTTGAGGAATGCACCGGTGATCAGACCGGGGGCGTTGACCAGCGCGGTGAAAGCATCCTTGAGGTTGCCCTCCTTGATCGACGCGAACACGGTGTCGGCGACGTTCATCGCGGCGAAGAACGCGGTGATCGGCGGGGACATCAAGCCCTTGGAGATCGTGACGATGTTGCCGCGGGTGATCAGCGAGTCGTACACGCGGCCGACCGCGTCGAACATCGCCTTCGGGATGGTCAGGATCGACGTCAGCGGGAACGCCACGTTCTCCAACAGAACCAGGCCCCACGTGTTGAGCTCGACCAGCGCCTCGGTGAACTGCCCCTGGCCGAGGAACTCGGCCGCGGCCTGCAGCCGGACCGGCAGGTTGGTCAGTGAACGCTGCACACCCTCGGCGGTACCGACGAGACCGGTGCCGCGGCGGGTGCCGGCCTGCTCGGCCGTCATACCCCAGATCGTCTTGAGGTGGCCGAGCTGGTTCTCGCCGATCTGGTTCAGGATCGGGAACGGGGTGTTCCACAGCGACGAACCGATGGCGCCGATCTGCGTGAACGTGGTGGTGATGGTGTTCTGCCAGACCAGCAGCGGGTTCTCCAGCACCGGGTTGGCGGTCAGCGCAACGGCGGCCTGCCGGATCTCCGGCGCCGACGGCAGCGGCGCCACGGGGTTCACCGCAATGGCGCCGGCAGCAACCACCGCGGCGCCACTCACCACGAACTTGTTTACTCGCGAAGCCGACTTGGCGGCCCTCGGCTGGGCCCCGACGCCGAACCCGACCGGAAGTGCTTGTTGCACGGATACTCCTTTTGAACTGGTCATCGCCCCCCTTGGGCGCGCTCGAAACTTAGCTGAGGGTTCCCTAAGAAGCAATAGGGTTGGCTAACTTCAATTAGCTTCTCTCGATAATTGGCTTTGCTGACCCAGCCAAACGCTCAGCAAACTCAATGCTCAAACATCCGAGTGGCTTTCCCGCGGATTTTGCGCGGCGGTCAAAAAGCTGCGGCGCGGGCGTCAGCAAAGCAGGGGACGCTACGGTCGAGTCGTGGATTTTGATGAATACCGCGCCCAGGACGCGACCGGCCTGGCTCAGCTGGTGGCCGACAGACAGGTGAGCGCCGACGAGTTGATGGCCGTCGCGCGCGCCCGCGCTGCCGAGGTGAACCCGCGGATCAACGCGATCGTGCGCGACGTGGCGGCCGACCCCGCCACGGCGGCCCCCGGCCCGTTCGCCGGCGTGCCGTTCCTGATCAAGGACCTTGCGCAGGACTACGCAGGCGTGCCCAGTTCACGCGGGTCCCGCGCGCTGATGTCGACGCCGGCGCGCGAGCACGCGACGATCGTGCAGCGCTGGATCGACGCCGGCCTGGTCATCTTCGGTAAAACCAACACCCCGGAATTCGGCGCCAAGGGAATCACCGAACCCGTCGCATGGGGTCCGGCGCGCAATCCATGGGACCGCAGCCGCACCCCGGGCGGGTCCTCGGGCGGTTCCGCTGCCGCCGTCGCTGCGGGGATCGTGCCGTGCGCGGGCGCGAACGACGGTGGCGGATCGATCCGTATCCCGGCGGCCTGCTGCGGATTGGTCGGCTTGAAGCCGAGTCGCGGGCTGACGCCGATGGGGCCGGAGACCGGCGAGTCGATGCACGGATCGGCGGTGCAGGGGGTCGTGTCGCGCACCGTCCGCGACACCGCCGCGATGCTCGATGTCATCAGCGGCGGCGAACCCTGGGGCCCGTTCGCACCCGCAATCCCGAACGCGCCCTTCGCTTCCTGCGTCGGACAAGATCCCGGCCGGCTGCACATCGGGGTACGGGTCCCGACGGCGATCACGCCTTCACCGCACCGTGAGGCGTTCGCCGCGGTTGAGGCGACCGTGCGCACGCTGACCGAACTCGGGCACCACGTCGAGGAGCTACCGCAGGCCCCGTTCGACGACGCAGCACTGGCCCGCGATTTTCTCCTGACCTGGTTCGTCTACACCGCTTGGGAATTGGAGGATGCGAAGCGGCTCACCGGCGCCGGAGACGACGCTTTCGAGCGGGATACCCTGATCCTGGCCGCGATCGGTCGCGCCACCAGCAGCGTCGACTACGTCGACGCGGTGCAGCGCCGCCACGAGCACACCCGGCGTCTGACCGCCTACTTCGAGTCGTACGACCTGCTGCTGACTCCGACGCTGGCCACTCCCCCGCCGACCATTGGTGAGTTCGACCTGCCGGTGGTGTTGCAGAAAGCCTCGGACGTGTTGCTCAAAACGCGCACCGCGAGCCTGCTGCGCTTCACCAAGCTCGTCGACGACATCGTCGACAAGAACCTCGGCTGGGTGCCGTACACCCAGTTGGCGAATATCACCGGCCGCCCGGCGATTTCGCTGCCGTTGCACTGGACCGCAGACGGCCTGCCGTTCGGTGTGCAGTTCGTCGCACCGCTTGACGGTGAGTCACTGCTGATCCGGCTGGCGGCCCAGCTGGAGCGGGCGACGCCGTGGATCGACCGGGTGCCACCGGTGTGAATCACGCCGGGTTGAACAGCCGCGGCTCCAGCCATGCACCGTTCTTGAGCCGCTCCAGGGACTTCGCGCCGGCCAGCACACCGAGGTCGGCGAGTGGTTCGACGATGATCACCAGCAGGTAGGCGGCCCCGAAGATCGCCACACTGCTGACCGCTTCGGCCGTGAAGCCCTCCCCGTAGAGCGCCCAGAACGCCACCCAGGACACGATGCCGGCCTGGTAGGTGGCCGAAAGCGCAAGGGCTTGGCGGTATTTGAGGTCGACGTAGCGGGTGTCGGGTGCGATCGTCCTGCCCGCCACGTACTGGAGCGCGAACAGCGGAACCAACAGCGTGGTGAGGTTCATGCCGTATTGCGGAAGGTCGAACGGGGCGAAGGCCATGCCCTGTATGAGGAGGCCGAGCGAGAGCCCGAACGCCGCCGGCGCCGCGCCGAACAGCAGAAAAAGCGTGGAACCCAGGATCAGGTGCACCTCGGACACCCCCACCGGGTAGTGCGGGAGAACCTGGAAGAACACGAGTGTCAGCGCGGTGGTCGCCGCTGCGCCCAGCATCAAAGACCCTGCGCCGCGGTCTTTGACGTGCTTGCCCATCGCGGTCAGCGCATAGGCGCCGACGCCGGCCGCTGTGGCGTAGCTGAGGACGATCTTCGCGCCTTCGACGATTCCTGGCTCGATGTGCATCGCTGTGCCTTTCGTGGGGAGTTCAATGGTGGTCGTCGGAGACCGCGTGGTCACCGTCGTCGGTAGCAAGGGGTTTGGTGAGCAGCTCTCGCTGTTGCACAACGTCTTCCAGCGCGGTGACCCAGTGGTCGTAGTACTGCCATTCGCCGCGGTCGGTCTCCGCGGACGCCTCCCACGCACCGATCGTGTCGATCAGGCTCTGCTGGAAGTCACTCCACGGGTAGTGCCCGAACTCCGACAGCGCCAGGGCCAGCCCGAAGGCTCGGCGCTGCCAGTCGTGGTCGAAGGACGGGGCAGCCTGATCGGTGGTGCAGGTGCTGTGCAGTTTCATACCGGCTGCCCCGCGA
Protein-coding regions in this window:
- a CDS encoding amidase; this encodes MDFDEYRAQDATGLAQLVADRQVSADELMAVARARAAEVNPRINAIVRDVAADPATAAPGPFAGVPFLIKDLAQDYAGVPSSRGSRALMSTPAREHATIVQRWIDAGLVIFGKTNTPEFGAKGITEPVAWGPARNPWDRSRTPGGSSGGSAAAVAAGIVPCAGANDGGGSIRIPAACCGLVGLKPSRGLTPMGPETGESMHGSAVQGVVSRTVRDTAAMLDVISGGEPWGPFAPAIPNAPFASCVGQDPGRLHIGVRVPTAITPSPHREAFAAVEATVRTLTELGHHVEELPQAPFDDAALARDFLLTWFVYTAWELEDAKRLTGAGDDAFERDTLILAAIGRATSSVDYVDAVQRRHEHTRRLTAYFESYDLLLTPTLATPPPTIGEFDLPVVLQKASDVLLKTRTASLLRFTKLVDDIVDKNLGWVPYTQLANITGRPAISLPLHWTADGLPFGVQFVAPLDGESLLIRLAAQLERATPWIDRVPPV
- a CDS encoding energy-coupling factor ABC transporter permease, whose translation is MHIEPGIVEGAKIVLSYATAAGVGAYALTAMGKHVKDRGAGSLMLGAAATTALTLVFFQVLPHYPVGVSEVHLILGSTLFLLFGAAPAAFGLSLGLLIQGMAFAPFDLPQYGMNLTTLLVPLFALQYVAGRTIAPDTRYVDLKYRQALALSATYQAGIVSWVAFWALYGEGFTAEAVSSVAIFGAAYLLVIIVEPLADLGVLAGAKSLERLKNGAWLEPRLFNPA
- a CDS encoding nitrile hydratase accessory protein — encoded protein: MKLHSTCTTDQAAPSFDHDWQRRAFGLALALSEFGHYPWSDFQQSLIDTIGAWEASAETDRGEWQYYDHWVTALEDVVQQRELLTKPLATDDGDHAVSDDHH